A DNA window from Fibrobacter sp. UWR3 contains the following coding sequences:
- a CDS encoding carbohydrate-binding protein, which translates to MNVWKSVGALCLGAGLATFGLADNPISSYHYLADPSCASDGDTFYILTDVDDYNNQTNWNYDIVGLYAFTSEDMKNWTDHGMIFRSKREFGNYPNNTWASGIAVKNGKVYIVYPDGASGVGMITAPAIDGPYIDPVKETHGVNRIAGGGSLIGGCDGIAHCFDPGILIDDDGKGYVIFGGGESSSRPYGNNFDIISFTESNGKITFDKNSLKKVSLPNSFEAPYLHKKGSTYYLSFNNRSQVIDYGMSNNIWGPYTFVGTVIPGIGSVPDAHGEGGNNHQGFAPFKDKWYAVYHDRRLVTSDNHPAATTQQGVRSENPNYENHRSVSIDELTWSGDKMNKLTFTREGPKQIKNFDPYKTYKATTSSKQMNIRSRTDWTKGQPVKHVLLPLTSRSESWIRVSGVDFGNGAENLRIKAANVGDGNKIEIHKGSATGTLAGTCELAKTSNNMTFTDNDCAMTGLSGVVDQLFFVFKNNGKDSTMGILEWEFQGTKREPEPQTAFGGKAWAVPGKIQAEDFDVPGYGAGNDTYSDNDSENHGFEKAKSAADSAKVAYRKDDAPSVDLYANASGIIVGYNQSGEWLEYTIDVAKDGDYTFFAAVATDNQNAGFVMSVDGKDITDTILAAKTDVEGSFDDYAKVQRNVTLTAGKHILRMTVTGDWFDIDYFTFVEGKDATDPEPIGTTAISNGIKFHVSSAATYQVFDLAGTMLGKVELASGASAAQVLKAAGYRQGAYMLKQVNGNKKFMARVTK; encoded by the coding sequence ATGAATGTGTGGAAAAGCGTGGGCGCGCTTTGTTTGGGCGCAGGCCTTGCTACCTTCGGCCTTGCCGACAACCCGATATCCTCTTACCATTACCTGGCGGACCCCTCTTGCGCCTCCGATGGTGATACCTTCTACATCCTGACCGATGTGGACGACTACAATAACCAGACAAACTGGAACTACGACATTGTCGGCCTCTATGCCTTCACTTCCGAAGACATGAAGAACTGGACCGACCATGGCATGATATTCCGTTCCAAGCGTGAATTCGGCAACTACCCGAACAACACCTGGGCATCGGGCATCGCCGTCAAAAATGGCAAGGTCTATATAGTCTACCCCGATGGTGCAAGCGGCGTGGGCATGATTACGGCGCCTGCGATTGACGGCCCCTATATCGATCCTGTCAAGGAAACTCATGGTGTCAATAGAATTGCAGGTGGCGGTAGCCTTATCGGTGGCTGCGACGGCATTGCGCATTGCTTTGACCCGGGCATCTTGATTGACGACGACGGTAAGGGTTACGTGATTTTCGGTGGTGGCGAAAGTTCCAGCCGCCCGTATGGCAACAACTTCGACATTATCAGTTTTACCGAAAGCAACGGCAAGATTACTTTCGACAAGAATTCTCTTAAGAAGGTTTCTTTGCCGAACTCCTTCGAAGCTCCTTACCTGCACAAGAAGGGTAGCACCTATTACCTGAGTTTCAACAACCGTAGTCAGGTGATTGATTATGGTATGTCTAACAATATCTGGGGCCCCTATACCTTTGTGGGTACGGTCATTCCGGGGATTGGCTCTGTGCCAGACGCTCATGGCGAAGGCGGTAACAACCACCAGGGCTTCGCTCCTTTTAAGGACAAGTGGTATGCCGTGTATCACGATCGCCGCTTGGTGACTTCCGACAACCATCCGGCCGCAACGACGCAACAGGGCGTGCGTTCTGAAAATCCGAACTACGAAAACCACAGAAGCGTGTCCATCGACGAACTCACCTGGAGTGGCGACAAGATGAACAAGCTCACCTTTACCCGCGAAGGCCCGAAGCAAATCAAGAACTTTGACCCGTACAAGACCTACAAGGCAACGACGAGTTCCAAGCAGATGAACATCCGTAGCCGTACCGACTGGACCAAGGGGCAGCCGGTGAAGCACGTGCTGCTGCCGCTCACGAGCCGTAGCGAATCCTGGATCCGTGTTTCTGGTGTGGACTTCGGTAACGGTGCCGAGAACCTCCGCATCAAGGCCGCGAACGTTGGCGATGGCAACAAGATTGAAATTCACAAGGGCAGTGCCACCGGAACACTTGCCGGTACCTGCGAACTGGCGAAGACCAGCAACAACATGACTTTCACGGACAATGACTGTGCCATGACGGGCCTTAGCGGCGTTGTGGACCAGCTATTCTTTGTGTTCAAAAATAATGGAAAGGATTCTACCATGGGCATCCTTGAATGGGAATTCCAGGGCACCAAGCGTGAACCTGAACCGCAGACTGCGTTTGGCGGCAAGGCATGGGCCGTTCCGGGCAAGATCCAGGCCGAAGACTTCGACGTGCCGGGTTACGGTGCGGGTAACGATACCTACAGCGACAACGATTCCGAGAACCACGGCTTCGAAAAGGCGAAGAGTGCTGCAGATTCCGCGAAGGTCGCCTACCGCAAGGACGATGCTCCGTCTGTCGACCTCTATGCGAACGCCTCTGGAATTATCGTGGGCTACAACCAGTCCGGCGAATGGCTTGAATACACCATCGATGTCGCGAAGGATGGCGACTACACGTTCTTTGCCGCCGTGGCGACGGACAACCAGAATGCGGGCTTCGTGATGTCGGTCGATGGCAAGGACATTACGGATACTATCCTTGCCGCCAAGACTGATGTCGAGGGCAGCTTCGATGACTATGCCAAGGTACAGAGGAACGTGACGCTCACTGCGGGTAAACATATCCTGCGTATGACGGTTACGGGCGACTGGTTCGATATCGACTACTTCACCTTCGTGGAAGGCAAGGATGCGACGGACCCGGAACCGATTGGCACCACCGCGATTTCGAATGGGATTAAGTTCCATGTGAGCAGTGCTGCTACTTACCAGGTGTTTGACCTTGCGGGTACGATGCTCGGCAAGGTGGAACTTGCCAGCGGTGCCTCTGCGGCCCAGGTACTCAAGGCTGCGGGCTACAGGCAGGGCGCCTACATGCTCAAGCAGGTGAACGGAAACAAGAAGTTTATGGCCCGCGTGACGAAATAA